From a single Endozoicomonas euniceicola genomic region:
- the rplB gene encoding 50S ribosomal protein L2 — protein MAVVKCKPTSPGRRFVVKVVNPDLHKGRPHAPLVEKKSKSGGRNNAGRITTRHRGGGHKQHYRIVDFKRNKDGIPAVVERLEYDPNRTAHIALLKYMDGERRYVIAPKGVKAGDELYSGVDAPIKAGNTLPLRNIPQGSIVHCVELKPGKGAQMIRSAGASAQLVARDGAYVTLRLRSGEMRKVLADCRATLGEVSNSEHNLRSLGKAGAKRWRGVRPTVRGVAMNPVDHPHGGGEGRTSGGRHPVTPWGVPTKGRKTRSNKRTDKMIVRRRSAK, from the coding sequence ATGGCCGTAGTTAAATGCAAGCCGACTTCTCCGGGTCGCCGCTTCGTCGTCAAGGTCGTAAACCCTGACCTGCACAAAGGTCGCCCGCACGCGCCTTTGGTAGAGAAGAAGAGCAAGTCCGGTGGTCGTAACAACGCTGGTCGTATCACAACCCGTCATCGTGGTGGTGGTCACAAGCAGCATTACCGTATCGTAGACTTCAAGCGCAACAAGGACGGCATCCCAGCTGTTGTTGAGCGTCTGGAATACGATCCAAACCGTACCGCACACATCGCCCTGTTGAAATACATGGACGGTGAGCGTCGTTACGTGATCGCACCTAAAGGTGTGAAAGCTGGTGACGAGCTGTACTCCGGTGTCGATGCGCCTATTAAAGCGGGTAACACATTGCCGCTGCGCAATATCCCTCAGGGTTCCATCGTACATTGTGTAGAGCTGAAACCAGGTAAAGGCGCGCAGATGATTCGCAGCGCTGGTGCTTCTGCCCAGCTGGTAGCCCGTGACGGTGCCTACGTAACCCTGCGTCTGCGTTCCGGTGAAATGCGTAAAGTTCTGGCTGACTGTCGCGCCACTCTGGGCGAAGTCTCCAACAGTGAGCACAACCTGCGCTCTCTGGGTAAAGCTGGTGCCAAGCGCTGGCGCGGTGTTCGTCCGACCGTTCGTGGTGTTGCCATGAACCCGGTAGATCACCCGCATGGTGGTGGTGAAGGTCGTACTTCCGGTGGTCGTCACCCAGTGACTCCATGGGGTGTTCCGACTAAGGGTCGTAAGACTCGTTCCAACAAGCGTACGGACAAAATGATCGTACGTCGTCGCAGCGCTAAGTAA
- the rpsS gene encoding 30S ribosomal protein S19 produces the protein MPRSLKKGPFIDLHLLKKVEDAAESGNKRPIKTWSRRSMIIPTMVGLTIAVHNGRQHVPVFVTEDMVGHKLGEFSATRTYRGHAADKKAKKR, from the coding sequence GTGCCACGTTCATTGAAAAAAGGCCCATTTATCGACCTTCACCTGCTGAAGAAAGTCGAAGATGCGGCTGAAAGCGGCAACAAGCGTCCGATCAAGACCTGGTCTCGCCGCTCTATGATTATCCCTACTATGGTAGGTCTGACAATCGCTGTTCACAACGGTCGTCAGCACGTTCCTGTTTTCGTTACCGAAGACATGGTCGGCCATAAGCTGGGTGAGTTCTCTGCTACCCGCACCTATCGCGGTCACGCAGCGGACAAAAAAGCCAAGAAGCGCTAA
- the rplW gene encoding 50S ribosomal protein L23 translates to MNQERIYKVLLGPHISEKATVVAEEHGQYVFKVAKDATKLEIKKAVEQLFEVSVNSVRTAVVKGKTKRTRFGMGQRSDWKKAYVSLEQGQEIDFADAE, encoded by the coding sequence ATGAACCAGGAACGTATCTACAAAGTTCTGCTTGGTCCGCACATTTCCGAGAAGGCGACCGTAGTTGCTGAAGAACACGGCCAGTACGTCTTCAAGGTAGCTAAGGACGCCACCAAGCTTGAAATCAAAAAAGCTGTTGAGCAGCTGTTTGAAGTAAGCGTCAATTCTGTTCGCACTGCCGTTGTTAAAGGCAAAACTAAGCGTACACGTTTCGGTATGGGCCAGCGCTCAGACTGGAAAAAAGCTTACGTTAGCCTGGAGCAAGGTCAGGAAATCGACTTTGCGGACGCGGAATAA
- the rplP gene encoding 50S ribosomal protein L16 has protein sequence MLQPKRTKFRKQQKGRNRGLAHRGSKVSFGEYALKATGRGRITARQIEAARRAMTRHIKRGGKIWIRVFPDKPISKKPLEVRMGKGKGSVEYWVAQIQPGRVLYEMEGVSEELAREAFALAAAKLPVETTFVKRSVM, from the coding sequence ATGTTACAGCCAAAGCGTACGAAGTTTCGTAAGCAGCAAAAGGGTCGCAATCGCGGCCTGGCACACCGCGGCTCCAAAGTTAGCTTCGGTGAATACGCATTGAAGGCCACTGGTCGTGGACGTATAACTGCTCGCCAGATTGAAGCAGCTCGTCGTGCCATGACTCGTCACATCAAGCGTGGTGGTAAGATCTGGATTCGCGTCTTCCCTGACAAGCCTATCTCCAAGAAACCTCTTGAGGTTCGTATGGGTAAAGGTAAGGGTAGTGTCGAGTACTGGGTAGCACAGATCCAGCCGGGTCGAGTCCTGTACGAGATGGAAGGTGTATCCGAAGAACTGGCTCGTGAGGCATTTGCTCTGGCTGCTGCCAAGCTGCCTGTTGAGACCACCTTCGTTAAGCGGAGCGTGATGTGA
- the rplV gene encoding 50S ribosomal protein L22: MKEVAAIHKGARISAQKARLVADQVRGKAVSEALDLLAFSPKKAAELVKKVLESAIANAEHNEGMDIDELKVSTIYVDEAMTMKRIRPRAKGRADRILKRSCHITVKVAEV, from the coding sequence ATGAAAGAAGTAGCTGCTATCCATAAAGGCGCTCGCATTTCTGCCCAGAAAGCGCGTCTGGTTGCTGACCAGGTTCGCGGTAAAGCAGTAAGCGAAGCCCTGGACCTGCTGGCTTTCAGCCCGAAAAAGGCTGCTGAGCTGGTTAAGAAGGTTCTGGAGTCTGCTATTGCAAACGCCGAACACAACGAAGGCATGGACATTGATGAGCTGAAAGTCTCCACCATCTATGTAGATGAAGCGATGACTATGAAGCGTATTCGTCCGCGTGCCAAAGGCCGCGCTGATCGCATTCTCAAGCGGTCTTGCCATATCACGGTTAAGGTTGCAGAGGTCTAA
- the rpmC gene encoding 50S ribosomal protein L29, translating into MKAAELREKTVEQLNEELISLLRDQFNFRMQKATGQLNQTHLMKQNQRDIARIKTVLNEKAGI; encoded by the coding sequence ATGAAAGCAGCTGAATTGCGTGAAAAAACCGTTGAGCAGCTCAATGAAGAGCTGATCAGCCTGCTGCGGGATCAATTTAACTTCCGCATGCAGAAAGCGACTGGCCAGCTGAATCAGACTCACCTGATGAAGCAAAACCAGCGCGACATTGCCCGTATTAAGACGGTGCTGA
- the rpsC gene encoding 30S ribosomal protein S3: MGQKVHPNGIRLGIVKPHRSVWFAEGQEYADKLISDLEVREFLQKKLKNASVSRIDIQRPAQSARVTIHTARPGIVIGKKGEDVEKLRQAVTKMMGVPVHINIEEVRKPELDAMLVAQSIAGQLERRVMFRRAMKRSVQNAMRLGAKGIKVQIGGRLGGAEIARSEWYREGRVPLHTLRADIDYATYEAKTTYGILGVKVWIFKGEVIGGMAAVEQQAKEPAKRPKKRQPKK, from the coding sequence ATGGGTCAAAAAGTACATCCTAACGGGATTCGACTGGGCATCGTAAAACCTCACAGATCTGTGTGGTTTGCTGAAGGTCAAGAGTATGCTGACAAGCTGATCTCTGATCTGGAAGTTCGTGAATTCCTGCAGAAGAAGCTGAAGAACGCTTCTGTAAGCCGTATCGACATTCAGCGTCCAGCGCAGAGTGCTCGGGTTACCATTCACACTGCCCGTCCAGGCATCGTGATCGGTAAGAAAGGTGAAGATGTTGAGAAGCTGCGTCAGGCAGTTACCAAGATGATGGGCGTACCTGTCCACATCAACATCGAAGAAGTTCGTAAGCCAGAACTCGATGCTATGCTGGTTGCTCAGTCTATCGCTGGCCAGCTGGAGCGTCGCGTAATGTTCCGTCGCGCTATGAAGCGCTCCGTTCAGAACGCTATGCGTCTGGGCGCGAAAGGTATCAAGGTTCAGATCGGTGGCCGTCTGGGCGGTGCAGAAATTGCCCGTTCCGAATGGTACCGTGAAGGTCGCGTACCTCTGCACACCCTGCGTGCAGATATCGACTACGCTACCTACGAAGCCAAGACTACCTACGGTATTCTGGGTGTTAAAGTTTGGATCTTCAAAGGCGAAGTGATTGGCGGAATGGCGGCTGTTGAACAGCAGGCTAAGGAGCCAGCGAAGCGTCCTAAGAAGAGACAACCTAAGAAGTAA